From a single Centropristis striata isolate RG_2023a ecotype Rhode Island chromosome 14, C.striata_1.0, whole genome shotgun sequence genomic region:
- the nfe2l3 gene encoding nuclear factor erythroid 2-related factor 3 isoform X2, whose protein sequence is MQIAKKYLSEGLIQLTILLSLIGVRLDIDSYLSGYYSPLIEINLGPSSAYTQTPFHNLRDTLDGYSVHPKCPELDYFFASRRLLDEVRTLGSPRFPTQLNAWLVHQVSATDKADCGPSTSNNTDTSSGLESPGDEVRDDSEHLPDSGREVCQTTPELGQRPCSTGSCGFLKEANDAKVKEEEEPVPLTQLAHSSTLEQESLLEGITALSDPARNHPPTLDIDQHWSNLLSLSDLDDLDSLVTDTDITSAISQDVSLHDAMVNSAGAFGVATERVETRPVAQQQRTLFRLESTGSSHSDASPGMAVGLAALPFASVCNLTGSNSALGGCLDEAVFDQINQLGLEGLDTQLMGSLESIDPQVLEDLDLDSDSGLSLESSSGGPVSPGSSEMSSSSSSYCEDECGATGYSSEVDSVNSKGILDYNTTWSPIDLSENVWHDHSYSSPAFFNQPSVTLPHKGIKEEPLSDDDGPKLEERDLSRDEMRARAMCIPFSVLQIVNMPVEEFLEVLDGHGFSPEQVTLLRDIRRRGKNKLAAQNCRKRKLDAITGLQQEVERLHAQRNRLLREKQLTAKTMGAVGQQIKQLTRDVLSRLRDDSGRPLNPERFTLQCGANGRVVVQPVRRPAVSSSTGNKTDKRKKEKKQ, encoded by the exons ATGCAAATCGCGAAAAAATACTTGTCAGAAGGCCTGATTCAGTTAACGATCTTACTGAGTTTGATTGGAGTTCGTCTGGACATCGACAGCTACTTAAGCGGCTATTATTCGCCTCTGATAGAGATTAACTTGGGTCCTAGTTCAGCCTACACCCAGACACCCTTTCATAATTTGAGAGACACTCTAGACGGATACAGTGTGCACCCAAAATGTCCCGAGTTGGACTATTTCTTTGCAAGTCGCCGGCTACTAGACGAGGTGAGGACCCTTGGCTCACCGCGGTTCCCCACACAGTTGAACGCATGGCTGGTGCACCAAGTGTCTGCCACTGACAAGGCTGACTGTGGGCCTTCAACCAGCAACAACACTGATACCAGCTCTGGGTTAGAAAGCCCCGGGGACGAAGTCAGGGATGACAGTGAACACCTGCCTGACAGTGGCCGAGAGGTGTGCCAAACAACCCCTGAACTCGGACAAAGGCCTTGTAGCACGGGATCCTGCGGGTTTCTTAAAGAGgcaa ATGATGCTAAAGTTAAAGAGGAGGAAGAACCTGTCCCACTCACTCAGCTGGCTCACAGTTCCACACTGGAACAAGAG AGTCTTCTTGAAGGCATCACTGCACTGTCTGATCCAGCACGCAACCATCCTCCCACCCTTGATATTGACCAGCACTGGAGCAATTTACTCTCTCTGTCTGACCTTGAT GACTTGGACTCCCTTGTTACTGACACAGACATCACCAGCGCTATCAGCCAGGATGTTAGTTTGCATGATGCTATGGTTAACAGCGCTGGAGCATTTGGTGTGGCGACTGAAAGAGTTGAGACCAGGCCAGTCGCCCAACAACAAAGAACCCTCTTCCGACTGGAGTCCACAGGGTCTTCACACTCAGACGCATCACCGGGGATGGCAGTGGGCCTGGCTGCTCTCCCCTTTGCTTCAGTATGTAACTTAACTGGATCCAACAGTGCTCTGGGTGGCTGTCTGGATGAGGCAGTGTTTGACCAGATCAATCAGCTGGGTTTGGAGGGACTGGACACCCAGCTGATGGGCTCTCTTGAGAGCATTGACCCACAGGTCCTTGAAGACTTGGACTTGGACTCGGACTCCGGTCTCTCTTTGGAGAGCAGCTCTGGAGGTCCAGTTTCCCCAG GCTCATCTGAGATGTCCTCATCATCCAGTTCATACTGTGAAGATGAGTGTGGAGCAACAGGCTACAGCAGTGAGGTGGATTCAGTCAATTCAAAAGGCATCCTGGACTACAACACAACGTGGTCACCGATTGATCTGAGTGAGAATGTGTGGCACGACCACAGCTACTCATCTCCTGCTTTCTTCAACCAGCCATCAGTAACACTTCCCCACAAAGGCATCAAAGAGGAGCCTCTCAGCGACGATGACGGGCCGAAGCttgaggagagggatctgagtCGTGATGAGATGCGCGCCCGCGCTATGTGCATCCCGTTCTCTGTCCTGCAGATTGTCAACATGCCAGTGGAGGAGTTCCTGGAGGTCCTCGACGGCCATGGCTTCTCCCCTGAACAGGTGACCCTCCTGAGAGACATCCGCAGGCGGGGGAAGAACAAGCTGGCGGCGCAAAACTGCCGGAAGCGCAAGCTAGACGCCATCACAgggctgcagcaggaggtggaAAGGTTGCACGCTCAGAGAAACAGGCTACTGAGGGAGAAGCAGCTTACAGCCAAGACAATGGGTGCTGTGGGCCAGCAGATAAAGCAGCTGACCAGAGACGTCCTGTCCCGGCTGAGGGATGATTCAGGGAGGCCCCTGAACCCGGAGAGATTCACCCTGCAGTGCGGGGCTAACGGGAGGGTTGTAGTTCAGCCCGTAAGACGGCCTGCTGTCTCATCATCAACAggcaacaaaacagacaaaaggaagaaagagaaaaagcaaTGA
- the nfe2l3 gene encoding nuclear factor erythroid 2-related factor 3 isoform X1 has protein sequence MQIAKKYLSEGLIQLTILLSLIGVRLDIDSYLSGYYSPLIEINLGPSSAYTQTPFHNLRDTLDGYSVHPKCPELDYFFASRRLLDEVRTLGSPRFPTQLNAWLVHQVSATDKADCGPSTSNNTDTSSGLESPGDEVRDDSEHLPDSGREVCQTTPELGQRPCSTGSCGFLKEEDDAKVKEEEEPVPLTQLAHSSTLEQESLLEGITALSDPARNHPPTLDIDQHWSNLLSLSDLDDLDSLVTDTDITSAISQDVSLHDAMVNSAGAFGVATERVETRPVAQQQRTLFRLESTGSSHSDASPGMAVGLAALPFASVCNLTGSNSALGGCLDEAVFDQINQLGLEGLDTQLMGSLESIDPQVLEDLDLDSDSGLSLESSSGGPVSPGSSEMSSSSSSYCEDECGATGYSSEVDSVNSKGILDYNTTWSPIDLSENVWHDHSYSSPAFFNQPSVTLPHKGIKEEPLSDDDGPKLEERDLSRDEMRARAMCIPFSVLQIVNMPVEEFLEVLDGHGFSPEQVTLLRDIRRRGKNKLAAQNCRKRKLDAITGLQQEVERLHAQRNRLLREKQLTAKTMGAVGQQIKQLTRDVLSRLRDDSGRPLNPERFTLQCGANGRVVVQPVRRPAVSSSTGNKTDKRKKEKKQ, from the exons ATGCAAATCGCGAAAAAATACTTGTCAGAAGGCCTGATTCAGTTAACGATCTTACTGAGTTTGATTGGAGTTCGTCTGGACATCGACAGCTACTTAAGCGGCTATTATTCGCCTCTGATAGAGATTAACTTGGGTCCTAGTTCAGCCTACACCCAGACACCCTTTCATAATTTGAGAGACACTCTAGACGGATACAGTGTGCACCCAAAATGTCCCGAGTTGGACTATTTCTTTGCAAGTCGCCGGCTACTAGACGAGGTGAGGACCCTTGGCTCACCGCGGTTCCCCACACAGTTGAACGCATGGCTGGTGCACCAAGTGTCTGCCACTGACAAGGCTGACTGTGGGCCTTCAACCAGCAACAACACTGATACCAGCTCTGGGTTAGAAAGCCCCGGGGACGAAGTCAGGGATGACAGTGAACACCTGCCTGACAGTGGCCGAGAGGTGTGCCAAACAACCCCTGAACTCGGACAAAGGCCTTGTAGCACGGGATCCTGCGGGTTTCTTAAAGAG GAAGATGATGCTAAAGTTAAAGAGGAGGAAGAACCTGTCCCACTCACTCAGCTGGCTCACAGTTCCACACTGGAACAAGAG AGTCTTCTTGAAGGCATCACTGCACTGTCTGATCCAGCACGCAACCATCCTCCCACCCTTGATATTGACCAGCACTGGAGCAATTTACTCTCTCTGTCTGACCTTGAT GACTTGGACTCCCTTGTTACTGACACAGACATCACCAGCGCTATCAGCCAGGATGTTAGTTTGCATGATGCTATGGTTAACAGCGCTGGAGCATTTGGTGTGGCGACTGAAAGAGTTGAGACCAGGCCAGTCGCCCAACAACAAAGAACCCTCTTCCGACTGGAGTCCACAGGGTCTTCACACTCAGACGCATCACCGGGGATGGCAGTGGGCCTGGCTGCTCTCCCCTTTGCTTCAGTATGTAACTTAACTGGATCCAACAGTGCTCTGGGTGGCTGTCTGGATGAGGCAGTGTTTGACCAGATCAATCAGCTGGGTTTGGAGGGACTGGACACCCAGCTGATGGGCTCTCTTGAGAGCATTGACCCACAGGTCCTTGAAGACTTGGACTTGGACTCGGACTCCGGTCTCTCTTTGGAGAGCAGCTCTGGAGGTCCAGTTTCCCCAG GCTCATCTGAGATGTCCTCATCATCCAGTTCATACTGTGAAGATGAGTGTGGAGCAACAGGCTACAGCAGTGAGGTGGATTCAGTCAATTCAAAAGGCATCCTGGACTACAACACAACGTGGTCACCGATTGATCTGAGTGAGAATGTGTGGCACGACCACAGCTACTCATCTCCTGCTTTCTTCAACCAGCCATCAGTAACACTTCCCCACAAAGGCATCAAAGAGGAGCCTCTCAGCGACGATGACGGGCCGAAGCttgaggagagggatctgagtCGTGATGAGATGCGCGCCCGCGCTATGTGCATCCCGTTCTCTGTCCTGCAGATTGTCAACATGCCAGTGGAGGAGTTCCTGGAGGTCCTCGACGGCCATGGCTTCTCCCCTGAACAGGTGACCCTCCTGAGAGACATCCGCAGGCGGGGGAAGAACAAGCTGGCGGCGCAAAACTGCCGGAAGCGCAAGCTAGACGCCATCACAgggctgcagcaggaggtggaAAGGTTGCACGCTCAGAGAAACAGGCTACTGAGGGAGAAGCAGCTTACAGCCAAGACAATGGGTGCTGTGGGCCAGCAGATAAAGCAGCTGACCAGAGACGTCCTGTCCCGGCTGAGGGATGATTCAGGGAGGCCCCTGAACCCGGAGAGATTCACCCTGCAGTGCGGGGCTAACGGGAGGGTTGTAGTTCAGCCCGTAAGACGGCCTGCTGTCTCATCATCAACAggcaacaaaacagacaaaaggaagaaagagaaaaagcaaTGA